The Bacillota bacterium genome includes a window with the following:
- a CDS encoding (2Fe-2S)-binding protein: MVRVEDHPILGKLGEGKIVTIFINGRELKAREGEPIAAALLAAGIRVFRHTRRRHEPRGLFCGIGQCRDCVMKVDGVPNVRTCVTPVRDGMRVETQD; this comes from the coding sequence TTGGTGCGGGTAGAGGACCATCCTATATTGGGTAAATTGGGAGAAGGGAAGATAGTTACGATTTTTATTAATGGCCGGGAGCTTAAGGCGCGGGAAGGGGAGCCCATTGCGGCGGCGCTTTTAGCAGCCGGGATTAGAGTTTTTCGGCATACTAGGCGACGCCATGAACCTCGAGGTCTTTTCTGCGGGATCGGGCAATGCAGGGATTGCGTAATGAAAGTTGACGGCGTTCCTAACGTTCGCACCTGCGTTACTCCAGTAAGAGATGGAATGAGGGTCGAGACTCAGGATTAG
- a CDS encoding FAD-dependent oxidoreductase gives MLQTEVAIVGAGPAGLAAAIEAAKLGVSVTVLDENQAPGGQLFKQIHKFFGSHEHKAGTRGFVIARELLEETGKLGVQVMLNTAVWGIFPEKRLACVQGSKSFEVQAHRVILATGASENALSFCGSTLPGVMGAGAAQTFINIHRVMPGRRFLMVGSGNVGLIVAYQILQAGGEVIALVEGASEIGGYVVHAAKLRRAGVPIYTRHTILRAEGDGKVERAVIAELDANWNIITGTEKILDVDTICIAVGLTPLGELAWMAGCQFGYFPRLGGHVPLHDANMETTMPGIFVAGDIAGVEEASTAMEEGRLAGVAVAESLGRLKVEEARQKKDEIWRRLCALRTGPFGRARQDTKEEILRLRGVSA, from the coding sequence ATGCTACAGACAGAGGTAGCGATTGTAGGAGCCGGTCCAGCAGGGCTGGCAGCGGCTATTGAGGCGGCTAAACTTGGTGTATCAGTTACCGTCCTCGACGAGAATCAAGCCCCGGGTGGGCAGCTATTTAAGCAGATTCATAAGTTTTTCGGATCGCACGAGCATAAGGCCGGGACCCGAGGGTTCGTAATCGCCCGGGAGCTTTTAGAGGAAACGGGAAAGCTCGGGGTGCAGGTAATGCTCAATACTGCTGTCTGGGGCATCTTTCCCGAAAAGCGTCTGGCATGTGTACAGGGATCAAAGAGTTTCGAGGTGCAGGCACATCGGGTGATCCTGGCTACTGGGGCATCTGAAAATGCGTTATCCTTTTGTGGCAGCACGCTTCCTGGTGTGATGGGTGCTGGTGCAGCTCAAACTTTTATTAACATACACCGGGTCATGCCAGGCAGACGATTTTTGATGGTCGGGTCCGGCAATGTGGGGCTGATTGTCGCATACCAGATCCTGCAGGCAGGCGGAGAAGTAATAGCCCTTGTTGAAGGAGCATCAGAAATAGGTGGCTATGTTGTACATGCTGCCAAGCTGAGGCGGGCCGGGGTTCCGATTTACACTAGACATACAATTCTCCGCGCTGAAGGAGACGGCAAAGTAGAGCGCGCGGTAATAGCTGAACTAGATGCAAATTGGAACATAATCACGGGAACGGAAAAGATTTTGGACGTGGATACTATCTGCATTGCCGTAGGCTTAACTCCGCTTGGGGAGCTTGCGTGGATGGCGGGATGCCAGTTTGGCTATTTCCCTCGACTAGGAGGGCATGTGCCACTGCATGATGCTAACATGGAGACCACCATGCCCGGAATCTTTGTAGCTGGCGATATTGCAGGGGTTGAGGAAGCTAGTACAGCCATGGAGGAAGGGCGTCTGGCCGGTGTTGCCGTAGCTGAATCCCTTGGCCGCCTTAAGGTAGAGGAGGCCCGTCAGAAAAAGGACGAAATATGGAGACGCCTTTGCGCTTTACGTACAGGGCCTTTTGGGCGGGCACGTCAAGATACTAAAGAGGAGATTTTGAGATTGAGGGGCGTTAGTGCATGA
- a CDS encoding 4Fe-4S binding protein, with product MAIIECPQEIPCNPCEAACPFGAIVVGQPITNCPRLIVDRCKGCGACIPACPGLAIFLVDETYQEDKVLVAFPYEYLPLPEKGQQVQVVNGEGREICPGEVIWVRNPERYDHSAVVAVSIERAFANEARGIVRLKGGGGSGCQIV from the coding sequence GTGGCGATCATCGAGTGCCCTCAAGAGATACCCTGTAACCCATGTGAGGCAGCCTGTCCGTTCGGAGCCATCGTAGTGGGACAGCCCATCACCAACTGCCCAAGATTAATCGTTGATAGGTGCAAAGGGTGTGGGGCATGTATTCCAGCCTGTCCGGGGCTTGCAATTTTTTTGGTAGATGAAACCTACCAGGAAGATAAGGTGCTTGTAGCCTTTCCTTATGAGTATCTTCCGCTTCCTGAAAAAGGACAGCAAGTTCAGGTGGTCAATGGAGAAGGGCGGGAGATCTGCCCAGGAGAAGTTATATGGGTCCGCAACCCCGAAAGATATGATCATTCGGCAGTAGTTGCTGTTTCTATCGAAAGGGCATTTGCCAACGAAGCTCGGGGCATTGTGCGACTGAAAGGAGGGGGGGGTTCAGGGTGTCAGATCGTATAA
- a CDS encoding (2Fe-2S)-binding protein — MSDRIICRCEEVTEEEIRMAIRDGATTLTEVKRRTRAGMGLCQGRTCRKLVAQIIAQETGVDPAIIPPPTTRPPVRAIKLGIIEGEK; from the coding sequence GTGTCAGATCGTATAATTTGTCGTTGCGAAGAGGTAACAGAGGAAGAAATTCGTATGGCAATCAGGGATGGGGCGACGACCCTGACAGAGGTGAAGAGACGTACCCGGGCTGGAATGGGCTTGTGCCAGGGAAGAACCTGTCGGAAGTTGGTAGCTCAAATCATTGCCCAGGAAACCGGGGTTGATCCCGCGATAATTCCTCCTCCGACGACGCGTCCCCCTGTGCGGGCGATTAAGCTTGGTATTATTGAAGGAGAGAAATGA
- a CDS encoding FAD-binding oxidoreductase, which produces MGVQTADVVIIGGGVIGASTAYFLARAGKDVILLEREDLGAGSSGACDGFVTLQTKKPGIHLRLALESTQLFQDLNNRLKAESGYDIAYRRTGGMIIIENEEQMQSMRQFVEGQRAAGLRVEILGIDEARKLEPGLSERLIGAAFSPDDGQVDPLNLTLAFAAAARRRGVRIMLHTAVTGVRVLWDRVRSVLTNQGEIGAEWVVNAAGALGSEVANLVGLQVPIVPRRGQVLVTEPLPPTFRHVISSARYIIAKFNNTRQMAVAQDEFTRLGVGLALEQTERGNVLIGSSREFVGFDRRVTYEGLQAIARYACHIVPALREVNIIRAFAGLRPSTPDGLPILGGVDGVSGFVMAAGHEGDGITLSPVTGRLIAELISTGKTSIPLAGFSASRFNPESPRAAN; this is translated from the coding sequence GTGGGAGTACAAACAGCGGACGTGGTAATCATCGGAGGCGGGGTCATCGGAGCTTCTACAGCGTACTTTTTAGCCAGGGCAGGAAAAGATGTAATTCTCTTGGAACGCGAGGATCTTGGGGCAGGTTCTTCTGGAGCTTGTGATGGATTTGTTACACTTCAGACTAAGAAGCCAGGCATTCATTTGCGTTTAGCCTTAGAAAGCACGCAGTTATTTCAGGACTTGAATAATAGATTGAAGGCAGAATCGGGGTATGATATTGCTTACCGGCGAACAGGAGGCATGATTATCATAGAGAATGAAGAGCAAATGCAGTCTATGCGTCAGTTCGTCGAGGGGCAGAGGGCTGCTGGGCTTAGAGTGGAAATCCTGGGTATAGATGAGGCACGCAAACTCGAGCCCGGGCTTTCGGAACGACTTATTGGAGCTGCATTTAGTCCTGATGATGGACAGGTCGATCCTTTAAACTTGACATTAGCCTTTGCGGCTGCTGCCAGGCGGCGTGGAGTACGTATAATGCTACATACAGCAGTTACTGGAGTGCGCGTTTTATGGGATCGGGTTAGATCGGTACTTACAAATCAGGGTGAAATTGGGGCGGAATGGGTCGTAAATGCTGCAGGTGCGCTCGGAAGCGAGGTGGCTAACTTAGTAGGTTTACAGGTTCCCATAGTCCCGCGACGTGGTCAGGTCTTAGTAACGGAGCCTCTGCCACCCACCTTTAGGCATGTGATTTCGTCGGCCCGGTATATCATCGCTAAGTTTAATAATACAAGGCAAATGGCTGTAGCACAGGATGAGTTTACACGTTTAGGAGTGGGCCTAGCTCTCGAACAAACGGAGAGGGGCAATGTATTAATTGGTAGCAGTAGAGAGTTCGTAGGATTCGATCGAAGGGTAACTTACGAGGGCCTACAGGCTATCGCACGCTATGCCTGTCATATCGTTCCGGCTTTAAGAGAGGTGAACATTATTCGTGCCTTTGCAGGGTTGAGGCCGAGCACCCCCGATGGACTTCCAATCTTAGGGGGGGTCGACGGAGTTTCAGGTTTTGTGATGGCGGCAGGGCACGAAGGGGATGGGATCACTCTTTCACCGGTGACAGGCAGGCTTATAGCTGAACTCATATCTACGGGAAAGACGTCCATCCCATTAGCGGGATTTAGTGCATCGCGATTTAATCCTGAGTCGCCGCGGGCTGCCAATTGA
- a CDS encoding LacI family DNA-binding transcriptional regulator gives MKRSIYHIAKEANVSVATVSRVLNNKPDVSEATRQKILELIHNGRFEPRVVKNKADTLGVIYHWIAHSFGNYYVFDILSGIVDAAASFGFNVLLIPDMPRDIRDLGTYLKQRHVQGVIHIAPMSDDVWLSRIGVARIPQIVVGGRCDRYNISYVDSDNVDGAREAVRYLLNFGHRRIGFIGGQMQQSNHVDRLTGYRAALHDAGIQCDERLIFLIDDESAWVSGEGGKQGALYLLSQPTPPTAIFVASGHCIMGALSAINDLGLKVPDDVSIVGYDDIPLASYTVPPLTTVRQPIYELGKKGAEELLCLIDDTSGNRDVEPKRIVLHAPLIIRQSVKPIS, from the coding sequence ATGAAGAGAAGTATTTACCATATTGCAAAAGAAGCAAATGTATCCGTGGCCACAGTATCTCGTGTCTTAAATAATAAACCGGACGTCTCAGAAGCTACGCGGCAGAAAATACTAGAGCTTATCCATAATGGAAGATTTGAACCGCGCGTAGTCAAAAACAAAGCTGACACGCTGGGGGTTATCTATCATTGGATAGCTCATTCATTCGGTAATTATTATGTATTTGACATTCTTAGCGGCATTGTCGATGCCGCAGCGTCATTTGGCTTCAACGTACTTCTAATTCCCGATATGCCGCGTGATATCAGGGATCTTGGTACCTATCTCAAGCAACGTCATGTTCAAGGGGTTATTCATATAGCACCGATGTCAGACGATGTGTGGTTATCCAGAATCGGGGTGGCTCGCATACCACAAATCGTTGTTGGTGGTCGCTGTGATAGATATAATATAAGCTACGTTGACTCTGATAACGTTGATGGCGCTCGGGAGGCGGTTCGGTATCTCTTAAATTTCGGGCACAGGCGTATCGGCTTTATAGGTGGGCAAATGCAGCAAAGTAACCACGTGGATAGACTAACGGGCTATCGAGCTGCATTGCATGACGCAGGTATACAGTGTGATGAAAGATTGATATTTCTTATAGACGATGAATCAGCTTGGGTGAGTGGAGAGGGAGGCAAACAAGGAGCATTATATTTACTTTCGCAACCTACTCCGCCCACAGCTATATTTGTTGCTAGCGGCCACTGCATTATGGGAGCGTTGAGTGCAATCAATGATTTAGGCCTGAAGGTACCGGATGACGTTTCTATAGTTGGATACGACGATATTCCGTTGGCTTCCTATACGGTGCCTCCGCTTACCACAGTAAGGCAGCCCATTTACGAACTCGGAAAGAAGGGAGCCGAGGAACTGCTATGTTTGATAGATGATACTTCGGGAAATCGGGATGTTGAACCTAAACGAATCGTCCTGCACGCCCCATTGATTATCCGGCAGTCAGTAAAGCCAATTTCTTAG
- a CDS encoding extracellular solute-binding protein, which translates to MIGIKVRAIGVFLLAASFILTLSLGTVYAAASSTGITLTVSRWAGPHADAMRDLLKEFERETGIKVILDAIAYENLHEKQVLELSSGTGAYDVIWVPEVWIPEYAGAGWLLPIDNMVSDPKMAGSDLDLADFIPSILNTAKYNHKLYGFPTFVQTPLLVYRTDLFKKAGFDAPTTWDDTLKAAQYFHKNGPGGIALPAKRGAASVDVWAAFLRAAGGDYFSGGMDPQVNSNAGIAATEFWVNLGEYAPKASAGWHWDEAATALAQGQVAMGITMSGIASWFVDPNQTRLVGKFGFVPLPKKVSVSGTLADWNWCISKDSKNPNAAFKLIKWLTSKDTERKLAIAAGSVGARASFYKDAQLVGKLPWLPAMLEALKNARTQPLIPQSSQIVDIMALALSSAYTGTLDVVKALNQANRDIANIVKR; encoded by the coding sequence ATGATTGGCATTAAAGTAAGGGCTATCGGAGTTTTTTTATTGGCAGCTTCGTTTATCTTAACCCTGAGTCTAGGAACGGTGTACGCTGCGGCTTCTTCTACGGGTATAACATTAACTGTTTCTCGTTGGGCGGGACCTCACGCGGATGCGATGAGAGACCTACTTAAGGAATTTGAACGAGAAACGGGGATAAAGGTTATATTAGATGCGATTGCCTACGAAAATCTACACGAAAAACAAGTTCTTGAGTTATCAAGCGGCACGGGTGCCTATGATGTTATCTGGGTCCCCGAGGTTTGGATCCCGGAGTATGCGGGAGCGGGTTGGCTATTGCCTATTGATAATATGGTTAGCGATCCCAAAATGGCAGGATCAGATTTGGATTTAGCAGATTTTATCCCAAGTATCCTCAATACCGCTAAGTACAACCATAAGCTATATGGTTTCCCCACATTTGTCCAGACTCCGTTACTTGTTTACCGTACAGATCTTTTTAAAAAGGCAGGGTTCGATGCGCCTACCACCTGGGATGACACTCTTAAGGCAGCGCAGTACTTCCATAAGAACGGGCCCGGTGGGATAGCCCTACCAGCTAAGAGAGGTGCCGCTAGCGTTGATGTCTGGGCAGCTTTTCTAAGAGCAGCCGGAGGAGATTACTTCAGTGGGGGGATGGACCCACAAGTTAATTCCAATGCTGGTATTGCTGCTACAGAGTTCTGGGTGAATCTTGGGGAATACGCTCCTAAGGCCAGTGCTGGTTGGCATTGGGACGAAGCCGCTACTGCCTTAGCACAAGGTCAGGTAGCTATGGGTATTACCATGTCTGGTATTGCAAGCTGGTTCGTAGATCCGAATCAGACGAGGCTAGTAGGAAAATTTGGGTTTGTCCCGTTGCCTAAGAAGGTATCTGTATCAGGGACCCTTGCAGATTGGAATTGGTGTATTTCCAAAGATTCTAAGAACCCAAATGCTGCATTTAAGTTAATTAAGTGGCTAACCAGCAAGGATACTGAAAGAAAGTTGGCGATTGCAGCAGGCAGTGTAGGAGCTCGGGCGTCTTTCTACAAGGACGCGCAATTAGTTGGGAAGCTGCCATGGTTGCCTGCCATGCTTGAGGCTCTGAAAAACGCCAGGACACAGCCGTTAATCCCTCAGAGCAGCCAGATTGTGGATATAATGGCGTTGGCTCTATCAAGTGCCTATACTGGAACGCTTGATGTTGTGAAGGCTTTAAACCAGGCGAACAGGGATATAGCTAATATAGTCAAGCGTTAA